AGTGATCGAGGCGGCAATCCAGGGCATGCTCCGCTCGCTTGATCCTCACTCCACTTACCTGAACCCCGAAGTTTTCCAGCAGGTCCGTGTGCAGACCGAGGGCGAATACGGCGGGCTCGGCCTTGAAGTCCAGATGGACAATGGCCTTGTGAAGGTCGTCTCGCCCATCGACGACACCCCGGCCCAGAAGGCCGGCATCAAGGGCGGCGATTATATCACCCATATCGATGGCACATCGGTGATCGGCAAAACGCTAACCGAATCGGTGAAAGAGATGCGCGGCCCCGTGGGCTCGATGATCAAGATCACCGTGGTGCGCGAAGGTGAAGAAGGCAGCCATGATTACGACATCATGCGCGACAAGATCCTCGTGCGGTCGGTGCGCCACCGCGTGGAAGACGAAACCATCGGCTATCTGCGCATCACCACCTTCAACATGCAAACCGGCGACGGTGTTGAAAATTCGATCAAGGAACTGAAGGCCCAGCTTGGCGACAAGATGGACGGCCTGATCATCGACCTCCGGAACAACCCCGGCGGCCTTCTGAACGAAGCGATCCGGGTATCCGACGACTTCCTTGATCGCGGCGAGATCGTCTCCACCCGTGGCCGCCGCCGCCAGAACAATAACCGCTGGTACGCCACCGCCGGCGATATGCTGGATGGCATGCCCATCGTGGTGCTCGTCAATGCCTACTCGGCCTCGGCGTCCGAGATTGTGGCGGGCGCCCTGCAGGATCACCGCCGCGCGGTACTTGTGGGCGACCAGACCTTCGGCAAGGGCACGGTGCAAAGCGAAATCCGCCTCGGCCGCAATGGCGATCAGGCCCTGCGCCTGACCACCGCGCGCTATTACACGCCGTCCGGCCGGTCGATCCAGGAACGCGGCATCGAGCCTGATCTTTATGTCTTCAACGATGGCCACCGCCCGAACCTGCGGCGCGAAAGCGACCTCAACAACTCGATCCATAACGAGCAATCGACCGTGGACCGCACCGGTGAAGAAGAAGATGAAGATCCGAAGCTGAACCCGATTTCGGCGACGCCCGAACCTGCGGAAGGCGAAGCCGCCACCCCGCCGGTGGACCGCCAGCTGAAATATGCCATCAAGCTCCTGAAGGATATGTCGGCGCTGCCCACCCCGCAGGTGGCGGAAGCCCGGCCCCATGACGAACAGGGCTGACAAGCCTAGCCCGAAGCCGCCAGCCAGAAGGAAGCCTGCCGCGTGCCGTCCAGCCTCAACGCCATCCTGATCGCGTGGGCACTCAGCCTGATCCTCGTCCTCGGCGGGTTCATGGGGATCGAATTCCTCGCGGCCCCGCCTGCCGCCCATGACGAACCGACGCATGAGCCTGCACCCAAGCCCAAAGGCGACGACCATGGCAAGGCCGATGCGCCCGCCACGACGGAAGAGGGTCATGATGCACCGGCTGAGACGCATCAGGCCGAAGATACAAGCCACGGCGAGCCTGCCTCGGTTCCCGGCCCCGGCCCGGCGACCTTCGCCGATGACGCATTGATCGAGAAAAGCCCGCTTGGCCCCCTGCCCAAACGCAGCAATGACGGCATGACTCCGATGGAGCGTTATGCGAGCCCGCACCCGGCAGACGACAAGACGCCGCGGATCGCCATCATCGTCAGCGAAATGGGCCTTCGCGCCAGAACCACAGAAGCCGCGATCACCGGCCTGCCCGGCCCGGTGACACTCGCCTTCTCGCCCTATGGCAGCGACCTTGACCGCTGGACGAAAGCCGCGCGCGAACACGGCCACGAAACCCTGCTGCTGCTGCCGATGGAACCCATCGAATATCCGCAGATGGACCCCGGCGCGCTGGCACTGCTTACCGGCAATAACCTGCGCCAGAACACGCGCCTTCTGGAAACCAGCATGGCCAAATTCACCGGCTATGTCGGGGTCGTCAACCAGATGGGTTCGCGCTTCACGGCAGCAGCAGACTCGCTGAAGCCGATCCTAGAAGCCGTTGAACGGCGGGGGCTTCTGTTTGTGGACGCCCGCACCACGCGCTATTCCCGCGCTGCCACCATGGCCCGCGGCATGGGCCTGCCGATTGCCATCAACAACGGCTTTGTGGACGAGACGCTTGAAGCCGCCGCCATGCGGCAGGAACTGCTGCTCCTGGAGAACCGCGCCCGCACGGTGGGGGCGGCGGTCGGCATCGCCCGGCCCTATCCGATCACCGTCGACGTGCTGAAGGAATGGGCGGAGGGTCTGTCCGAGCGAGGCTTTGTCCTTGTGCCTGTCACCGCCATTGCCGACCGCCAGCCAGTCAACTGAGGACCATGCCATGAGCGACCTGCCCTATCGCCCTTGTGTCGGTATCATGCTGATCAATGCCGAGGGCGAGATTTTCGTCGGCGAACGGATCGACACGCCGGGCGCGTGGCAGATGCCGCAAGGCGGGATCGACAAGGGCGAGGAAGCCGACGTGGCGGCCCTGCGCGAGCTTGAGGAAGAGATCGGCGTTACGGCAGCAGCGGTGGAACTGATCACCCGCACCCCCGCCCCGCTCGCCTATGACCTGCCCCCGCATCTTCTGGGGAAGGTTTGGGGCGGCAAATACAAAGGCCAGATCCAACACTGGTATCTGATGCGGCTCACGGGGGACGAGGCCGGGATCAATATCGATGTCGAGCATCCCGAATTCAGCCGCTGGCGCTGGACGGATGCAAAAGCGCTTGTCGATGAAATCGTGCCCTTCAAGCGCCCCATCTATGAGGCGCTTGTCGATGCCTTCGGCATGTATCTGAAAGGCGCCTGAGCGCCCTTCCTGCCTTCAATCAGAGATTATCGATCAGCGCGACAATCGGCCCCTGGTGGAAGCCGTTGAACTGCGTGGTCATGGTGAGGCCGTAAGCACCCAGCCCGATCACCTCGACCCAGTCACCTTCCTGCGCGTTGGCCGGCAGCATGAAGGGGCCTTCCATGCGGTCGATACTGTCGCAGGTAGGACCAAAGAAGCCGAAGGCCTCCTCATCGCCTTCCACGAGCTTGCCGTCGCGCCACAGACGGGTCGAGAAGCGCCAGCGCGGCGTACCGGCATCGAAGAGGCTGCCATAGACGCCGTCGTTCAGATACAGCATCTGGTCGCGGCGCATCTCGATGCGGGCAAGCGTGGCGCCGCCATCGGCGACGAGCGCGCGACCGGGTTCCAGCGCCAGCGACAGGTGCGTCAGGCCCTCTTTCTTCACGGCTGCCTCGATGGCATCGAAATAGTCCTGCAGCGGCGGCGGGGTCATGCCCGGATAGGTGACGGGGTAACCGCCCCCGACATCCAGCATGTCTACCTTCACACCAGTCACGCTGATCAGCTCAGCCGCGATGGCAATAGCGGAGGCATAATCCTCGGGGATCATGCACTGGCTACCCACATGGAAGGTCAGGCCCAGACGGTCGCACAGCGGGCGGGCCTTTTCCATCAGGAGCTGGGCTTCCATCACGGTCGCGCCAAATTTGCCGGCAAGCGCATAGGCCGCACCCGACGAACGCGGCGACAGGCGCAGGAACAGGCCAAGGTCTTTGGCACCGCCGGTCTCTTCCACAATCTTGGTCAGTTCGTCGATATGGTCGAACGCATAGTCACGCACACCCAGCGCATAGGCGCGGCGGATCGACTGGCGCGACTTGATCGGGTGCATGAAGCACATGCGAGCAGTGGGGAACAGGCTGTGCACCAGTTCAATCTCGCCCATCGAGGCCACGTCAAAGCCGCGCACACCAGCTTCCCAGATGGTTTGCAGCACCGCCGGATGCGGGTTCGCCTTCACGGCAAACAGCACCTCGCCCGGCGAGCCGGCAACGAAGGTGCGGGCGCGTTCGGCGATCACATTGGGGCGGATCACATGCACCGAATCGTCATCGGCCACATCGCCAATGATTTCGGCAACGGAATGATAAAGCGGCGCACCATGATAAAGGGCGCGGCGGTAGGCGTTCACTCGGCGTCGGCTGCGTTCGGATTGAAGGGCGTGAGCCATGACATTCTTCTTCCTGGACCAGTGTTATCTTGTGGGGTCTGTTGCCCCTTGTCGAATGGTCGGCAGCGTCGCGCTGCCTTGACGCCCACCGCTTAACGGCAGGCGGTGGCACTATAGGAAATATGCATAGGGCCAGTATAACGCACGAAACCGCGCGCGACACCGCCTGTGGCAAAATCCTGACCGGAAAGGATGACGACATCAGGGCAATGTTGCCCTTTTACAAGGTTCGGGGACACTACGGGGCCTCCAAAAATCAGACCGGCCAAGTGGCGACCGGAACCAACTCGCGAAAGCTCGCCGTGTCGTTGCCCGTACTGACCTTGCGGAAACTAAGCGCCGTGGCACGTGCACTTTGAGATACCCCGCATATGGGGCAAATCGCCCCCCCTGACAAGGCCCTTTTTACGCATGCCCGGAATTCCTTCCCACCTGTCTGATTTGACACCGGGCGCATCTTTCAGGATCATATCGCCCAAGGCGGGAGGTACTTATGGCAGCGAAGGCAGTCCACCTGGCCCATCGCACTCATTGGGTCGATTTCGACGACGAAGACATTCCCTGGCTCGCGGGCCAGGAATTTTTTCGGCTGTGGCGCGACCGTTGCGGCGACCGTGACTTTCCCATGCGCGCCGACTTTACGCCGATGGAGCTGAAACGCTGGCTGCCCCATGTCGTCCTCCTTGATTATCTGCCGGAAAAGCAGGATTGCAGCGTCCGCCTTGTCGGCACCGCGATTGCCGAGCTTTTCCCGCGCGACCCCACCGGCATGCTGATTCGCGACCTGCATAATGGAGACCAGACGATGCTGGGCCTACAGGCGGTGGTCGACTGGCGCCTGCCAATCATGGCGAAGGAACTGACCATCGAATGGGCTGATCGTTCGCACCGCGTTTTCGATTCGGTCAATCTGCCGCTCAGCCGCAATGGCGACGCCATCGACATGCTTCTGATCCTGATCAACCTCAGGCCACCGCAACTCTGATAAATTGCTTCAGACACCCGGCTCATTCTTCCCTGATGCTGAAAGATGCGCTACCAATATCGGGTGTCCAGAAACATCCGCCGGACCGGTAGACCTGCGCGAGAGAGTTGGAGTTCGTTCATGATCAGACGCTCGGTTGAGGTCGCTGGCGGCATCATCCATACCGATTTCGATGCGGAAGACCTGCCTTGGGCCGGCGGCGTCCATGTCTTCAGGCTATGGTGCGAACGCCGGGGCGACCGCGACATGCCCTCGCGCGCCGACTTCTCGCCGCATGACATGGTTTCCTACCTGCCGTTTGTGGTGCTTGTGGATGTGCTGCACGATCCGCTGCGGTTCCGTAACCGGCTTGTCGGCACAGCGCTCGCTGAACTGTTGCCGAACGATCCGACGGGAATTTTCATGGACGAGCTGCCGAACGGCGAGGTCACAGCGGCGCGGCTGGCCCTGACCGTGAACGAACGCCACCCCACATTCAGCACCGACCTGCCGCTTGACTGGGCGAACCGCGACTATCGTAGCTTCGATGCCATCGGCATGCCGCTTTCATCAGATGGCAAAACCGTCGACATGATCATGACCGTCATGAGCCTGCGGCCCTCAACACAACCGGTCCCGAAGGGCCCTGTCAAGCGCAAGCGCTGAAAGCAAAAAGGGCGGCCACAAGGACCGCCCTTTTGCATTGGATCAGGCTGAAGCCTCAGGCTGCCACATCGGCAAGCGCGAGCATCCAGTCCAGTTCTTTCTCGAGGTGGGCTTTCGAGAGCTCGTCCTTCGCATCGGCGATATCCTCACGGGTATCGGCGATCTTCTTGGCGAGCGCTGCGGTGTCCACACCGTCAAGGCTGATCGTTTCCTCGGCGAGGATGGTCAGGCCCTTGGGGCTGACCTGGGCGAGGCCGCCCTTCACGAACAGCTTCTCGGGCGCTGCACCTTCCGACGCATAAACCTCGACCACGCCCGGGCGGATCGTCGACATCATCGGCGCATGCCCCGGCAGCACGCCGAAATCGCCGTCCGTTCCCGGAACCACGATCATGGTCGCTTCGGCGTCTTTCAGAAGACGCTCGGGCGACACGATTTCATAATGCAGGGTATCGCTCATGATGTTCCCTTATCCGCGGGCCGCCCTTAGGCGGCGTCGCGTGCGAGTTTTTCGGCCTTGGCGATTGCCTGCGCGATGGTGCCGACCATGTAGAAGGCAGCTTCCGGCAGGTGATCGTATACGCCTTCGACGATAGCCTTGAAGGCCTTGATCGTGTCTTCGAGCTGGACGAATTCGCCCGGAGTACCGGTGAAGACTTCAGCAACGTGGAACGGCTGGCTGAGGAAGCGCTGGATTTTACGAGCGCGGGCAACGACCAGTTTGTCGTCTTCCGACAGTTCGTCCATGCCGAGAATGGCAATGATGTCCTGCAGCGACTTGTACTTCTGCAGTACTTCCTGCACCGAACGGGCAACCGAATAATGCTCTTCGCCAAGAACGCGCGGATCAAGAATACGCGACGTACTGTCGAGCGGATCCACTGCCGGGTAAATGCCGAGCTCGGCGATCTGACGCGACAGAACGGTCGTGGCGTCAAGGTGCGCGAACGAAGCAGCCGGTGCCGGGTCAGTCAAGTCATCGGCAGGTACGTAAACGGCCTGTACCGAGGTGATCGAGCCCTTCTTGGTGGTGGTGATGCGTTCCTGCAGCGCGCCCATGTCGGTCGCGAGGGTCGGCTGGTAGCCCACTGCCGAAGGAATACGGCCGAGAAGTGCCGACACTTCCGAACCCGCCTGGGTGAAGCGGAAGATGTTGTCGACGAAGAACAGAACGTCCTGGCCTTCCTGGTCGCGGAAATATTCAGCGAGGGTCAGACCGGTCAGAGCAACGCGTGCGCGGGCTCCCGGAGGCTCGTTCATCTGGCCGTACACGAGGGCCGCTTTCGATTCGCCTTCGAGGTTGATAACGCCCGAGTCGATCATCTCGTGGTAAAGGTCGTTACCTTCACGGGTACGCTCACCCACACCGGCGAACACGGAGTAACCGCCGTGGCCTTTAGCGATGTTGTTGATGAGTTCCATGATGAGAACGGTCTTGCCCACGCCGGCGCCGCCGAAGAGGCCGATCTTGCCGCCCTTTGCGTAGGGAGCCAGAAGGTCCACAACCTTGATGCCGGTGACGAGCACTTCCTGCTCGGTCGACTGGTCAGCGAATTCCGGCGCCGGAGCGTGGATCGGAGCGGTCTGCTTGTGACCGATCGGGCCGCGCTCATCAATCGGCTCGCCGATCACGTTGATGATGCGGCCGAGGGTCTCGGGGCCGACCGGTACGTTGATCGCAGCACCGGTATCGGTGACTTCGGCACCACGAACGAGACCGTCCGTGCTGTCCATTGCAATCGTACGGACCGAGTTTTCGCCGAGGTGCTGGGCAACTTCGAGAACGAGGCGCTGATCGCCGTTTTTGGTTTCCAGCGCGTTCAGAATGGCGGGCAGTTGGTCGTCGAACTGGACGTCGACCACAGCGCCGATGACCTGGGTAATCCGGCCTTTATTGGTGGTGGCAGCCATCGCTACACTCCTTCGTGCAAACTTTAGAGCGCTTCAGCGCCCGAGATAATTTCAATCAGTTCCTTGGTGATGAAGGCCTGACGCGTCCGGTTGTAGGTCAGCGTCAGACGGTCGATCATGTCGCCAGCGTTCCGCGTGGCGTTATCCATGGCCGTCATCCGGGCACCCTGTTCGGATGCCGCATTCTCAAGGAGACCGCGATAAACCTGGACCGCCACGTTCCGCGGCAGCAGGTCTTCGAGGATCGCGCCTTCGTCGGGCTCGTAATCATATACAGCCCCGCCAAGCTCGTCCGCAGCGTTCTCGTTGGCAGCTTCCGGAAGCGGCGCCGGGATAAGGCGCTGCTTCGTGGTGATCTGCACGAGAGCCGACTGGAACTTGGCATAGAAGAGCGTCGCCACATCGAACTCGCCGCGCTCGAACATGTCGAGAACGTCGGTTGCAATGGCCTGCGCATCAGCAAACCCGAGGCGTTTCACGCCCGAAAGGTCTTTGGTGCCGATGATCTTCGACGCGAATTCGCGCTTCAGAACGCCGTAACCCTTCTTGCCAACGCACAGGATCTTCACGGTTTTACCCGCTGCGATCAGGCTGTTGATATGTGCCCGGGCAGCCTTGACAATGTTGGTGTTGAAACCGCCGCACAGACCCCGCTCGGAGGTGGCAACGATCACCAGTTCAACATCGTCCTTGCCGGTGCCGATAAGGAGCGGCGAGGCACCGGGCTGGTCCTTGACGGCCATCCCGAGGCCCGAGAGCACTTTTTCCATACGCTCGGCGTACGGCCGGGCGGCTTCCGCCGCCTCTTGAGCCCGGCGCAGTTTAGAAGCCGCCACCATTTTCATGGCTTTGGTGATCTTCTGCGTCGACTTGACCGACTTGATCCGGACTTTCAGGTCTTTAAGGCTTGGCATGTGTCCAGCCCTTCTCCATTAGATCCGTTAACTTAGCTGAACGACTTCGAGAAAGTATCGAGGATCGATTTCAGCTTGGCGATGGTGCCGTCCGACAGCTTCTGCTCGGTGCGGATGGTGGCGAGCACGTCAGCGTGCTTGCCGCGCATCTCGGCGAGGAAGCGCTCTTCGAAGCGGGTCACGGCCGAAGTCGGGATCGCATCGAGATAGCCGTTCACACCTGCGAAGATCGACACGACCTGTTCTTCAACCGCGAGCGGCGAATACTGGCCCTGCTTCAGCAGTTCCGTCAGACGGGCACCGCGGTTCAGCAGTTTCTGGGTCGAGGCATCGAGGTCCGAACCGAACTGGGCGAAAGCTTCCATCTCGCGATACTGGGCGAGTTCGAGCTTGATCGAACCTGCAACCTGTTTCATCGCCTTGATCTGAGCAGCCGAACCCACGCGGGATACCGACAGACCGACGTTAATTGCCGGGCGGATACCTTTGTAGAAGAGTTCGGTCTCGAGGAAGATCTGGCCGTCGGTGATCGAGATCACGTTGGTCGGAATGTAAGCCGACACGTCACCAGCCTGGGTTTCGATAACCGGCAGAGCGGTCAGCGAACCGGCGCCGCGCTCGTCCGACATCTTCGCAGCGCGCTCAAGGAGGCGGCTATGGAGATAGAATACGTCACCCGGGTATGCTTCACGTCCCGGCGGGCGGCGAAGCAGCAGCGACATCTGACGGTAAGCGACGGCCTGTTTGGAAAGGTCGTCGAACACAATCACGGCGTGCATGCCGTTGTCGCGGAAGAATTCACCCATCGCAGCACCGGTATAGGGTGCAAGGAACTGCAGCGGAGCGGGCTCCGAAGCGGTTGCAGCGACGACGATCGAATATTCAAGAGCGCCTTGCTCTTCGAGCGTCTTCACGATCTGGGCAACGGTCGAACGTTTCTGGCCGACGGCGACATAGATGCAGAAGAGCTTCTCCTTGTCGTCCTTGGCAGCCTTGTTCACCGGCTTCTGGTTGATGAAGGCGTCGATGGCGACAGCGGTTTTACCGGTCTGACGGTCACCGATGATCAGCTCGCGCTGGCCACGGCCTACGGGCACGAGGGCGTCAATTGCCTTCAGGCCGGTCTGTACGGGCTCGTGAACCGATTTACGGGGGATGATGCCCGGAGCTTTGACTTCCACGCGCTGACGGACAACGTCAACGAGCGGGCCTTTGCCGTCGATCGGGTTGCCGAGACCGTCAACCACGCGACCGAGGAGGCCTTTGCCAACCGGAACGTCCACGATGGCGCCGGTCCGTTTTACGGTGTCGCCTTCTTTAATGCCGCGGTCGTCGCCGAAAATCACCACACCGACGTTGTCGGTTTCGAGGTTGAGGGCCATGCCCTTCACACCACCGGGGAATTCGACCATCTCACCGGCCTGAACCTGATCCAGGCCGTAAACGCGGGCAATACCGTCACCAACGGAGAGAACGGTACCAACTTCGGTCACTTCGGCCGAAGCGCCGAAACTTGCAATTTGGTCCTTCAGGACCTTGGAGATTTCCGCGGCACGGATATCCATCACTGAACCCCTTTCATGGCGATTGCGAGGTTTTGGAGTTTGGTCTTGAGCGAGCTGTCCACCATGCGGGAGCCCACTTGTACTTTGAGGCCGCCGAGAAGGCTCTCGTCAACGCGGGCGTCGATGGCGACATCTTGGCCCGTGGCGGCTTTGAGTTTCTTCGACAGCGCGTCGAGTTGCTTC
The Gimibacter soli DNA segment above includes these coding regions:
- a CDS encoding S41 family peptidase, with the translated sequence MRTSFKRAAVALMMAPMALGAFPAMAEETAAAKSSEDVYEQLDLLMRVFQRVRSEYVDEVDDKEVIEAAIQGMLRSLDPHSTYLNPEVFQQVRVQTEGEYGGLGLEVQMDNGLVKVVSPIDDTPAQKAGIKGGDYITHIDGTSVIGKTLTESVKEMRGPVGSMIKITVVREGEEGSHDYDIMRDKILVRSVRHRVEDETIGYLRITTFNMQTGDGVENSIKELKAQLGDKMDGLIIDLRNNPGGLLNEAIRVSDDFLDRGEIVSTRGRRRQNNNRWYATAGDMLDGMPIVVLVNAYSASASEIVAGALQDHRRAVLVGDQTFGKGTVQSEIRLGRNGDQALRLTTARYYTPSGRSIQERGIEPDLYVFNDGHRPNLRRESDLNNSIHNEQSTVDRTGEEEDEDPKLNPISATPEPAEGEAATPPVDRQLKYAIKLLKDMSALPTPQVAEARPHDEQG
- the atpD gene encoding F0F1 ATP synthase subunit beta; the encoded protein is MAATTNKGRITQVIGAVVDVQFDDQLPAILNALETKNGDQRLVLEVAQHLGENSVRTIAMDSTDGLVRGAEVTDTGAAINVPVGPETLGRIINVIGEPIDERGPIGHKQTAPIHAPAPEFADQSTEQEVLVTGIKVVDLLAPYAKGGKIGLFGGAGVGKTVLIMELINNIAKGHGGYSVFAGVGERTREGNDLYHEMIDSGVINLEGESKAALVYGQMNEPPGARARVALTGLTLAEYFRDQEGQDVLFFVDNIFRFTQAGSEVSALLGRIPSAVGYQPTLATDMGALQERITTTKKGSITSVQAVYVPADDLTDPAPAASFAHLDATTVLSRQIAELGIYPAVDPLDSTSRILDPRVLGEEHYSVARSVQEVLQKYKSLQDIIAILGMDELSEDDKLVVARARKIQRFLSQPFHVAEVFTGTPGEFVQLEDTIKAFKAIVEGVYDHLPEAAFYMVGTIAQAIAKAEKLARDAA
- a CDS encoding F0F1 ATP synthase subunit gamma, whose product is MPSLKDLKVRIKSVKSTQKITKAMKMVAASKLRRAQEAAEAARPYAERMEKVLSGLGMAVKDQPGASPLLIGTGKDDVELVIVATSERGLCGGFNTNIVKAARAHINSLIAAGKTVKILCVGKKGYGVLKREFASKIIGTKDLSGVKRLGFADAQAIATDVLDMFERGEFDVATLFYAKFQSALVQITTKQRLIPAPLPEAANENAADELGGAVYDYEPDEGAILEDLLPRNVAVQVYRGLLENAASEQGARMTAMDNATRNAGDMIDRLTLTYNRTRQAFITKELIEIISGAEAL
- a CDS encoding PAS domain-containing protein; amino-acid sequence: MIRRSVEVAGGIIHTDFDAEDLPWAGGVHVFRLWCERRGDRDMPSRADFSPHDMVSYLPFVVLVDVLHDPLRFRNRLVGTALAELLPNDPTGIFMDELPNGEVTAARLALTVNERHPTFSTDLPLDWANRDYRSFDAIGMPLSSDGKTVDMIMTVMSLRPSTQPVPKGPVKRKR
- the atpA gene encoding F0F1 ATP synthase subunit alpha — protein: MDIRAAEISKVLKDQIASFGASAEVTEVGTVLSVGDGIARVYGLDQVQAGEMVEFPGGVKGMALNLETDNVGVVIFGDDRGIKEGDTVKRTGAIVDVPVGKGLLGRVVDGLGNPIDGKGPLVDVVRQRVEVKAPGIIPRKSVHEPVQTGLKAIDALVPVGRGQRELIIGDRQTGKTAVAIDAFINQKPVNKAAKDDKEKLFCIYVAVGQKRSTVAQIVKTLEEQGALEYSIVVAATASEPAPLQFLAPYTGAAMGEFFRDNGMHAVIVFDDLSKQAVAYRQMSLLLRRPPGREAYPGDVFYLHSRLLERAAKMSDERGAGSLTALPVIETQAGDVSAYIPTNVISITDGQIFLETELFYKGIRPAINVGLSVSRVGSAAQIKAMKQVAGSIKLELAQYREMEAFAQFGSDLDASTQKLLNRGARLTELLKQGQYSPLAVEEQVVSIFAGVNGYLDAIPTSAVTRFEERFLAEMRGKHADVLATIRTEQKLSDGTIAKLKSILDTFSKSFS
- a CDS encoding RNA pyrophosphohydrolase; the encoded protein is MSDLPYRPCVGIMLINAEGEIFVGERIDTPGAWQMPQGGIDKGEEADVAALRELEEEIGVTAAAVELITRTPAPLAYDLPPHLLGKVWGGKYKGQIQHWYLMRLTGDEAGINIDVEHPEFSRWRWTDAKALVDEIVPFKRPIYEALVDAFGMYLKGA
- a CDS encoding divergent polysaccharide deacetylase family protein, translating into MPSSLNAILIAWALSLILVLGGFMGIEFLAAPPAAHDEPTHEPAPKPKGDDHGKADAPATTEEGHDAPAETHQAEDTSHGEPASVPGPGPATFADDALIEKSPLGPLPKRSNDGMTPMERYASPHPADDKTPRIAIIVSEMGLRARTTEAAITGLPGPVTLAFSPYGSDLDRWTKAAREHGHETLLLLPMEPIEYPQMDPGALALLTGNNLRQNTRLLETSMAKFTGYVGVVNQMGSRFTAAADSLKPILEAVERRGLLFVDARTTRYSRAATMARGMGLPIAINNGFVDETLEAAAMRQELLLLENRARTVGAAVGIARPYPITVDVLKEWAEGLSERGFVLVPVTAIADRQPVN
- a CDS encoding type III PLP-dependent enzyme, which encodes MAHALQSERSRRRVNAYRRALYHGAPLYHSVAEIIGDVADDDSVHVIRPNVIAERARTFVAGSPGEVLFAVKANPHPAVLQTIWEAGVRGFDVASMGEIELVHSLFPTARMCFMHPIKSRQSIRRAYALGVRDYAFDHIDELTKIVEETGGAKDLGLFLRLSPRSSGAAYALAGKFGATVMEAQLLMEKARPLCDRLGLTFHVGSQCMIPEDYASAIAIAAELISVTGVKVDMLDVGGGYPVTYPGMTPPPLQDYFDAIEAAVKKEGLTHLSLALEPGRALVADGGATLARIEMRRDQMLYLNDGVYGSLFDAGTPRWRFSTRLWRDGKLVEGDEEAFGFFGPTCDSIDRMEGPFMLPANAQEGDWVEVIGLGAYGLTMTTQFNGFHQGPIVALIDNL
- a CDS encoding F0F1 ATP synthase subunit epsilon, whose protein sequence is MSDTLHYEIVSPERLLKDAEATMIVVPGTDGDFGVLPGHAPMMSTIRPGVVEVYASEGAAPEKLFVKGGLAQVSPKGLTILAEETISLDGVDTAALAKKIADTREDIADAKDELSKAHLEKELDWMLALADVAA
- a CDS encoding PAS domain-containing protein; this encodes MAAKAVHLAHRTHWVDFDDEDIPWLAGQEFFRLWRDRCGDRDFPMRADFTPMELKRWLPHVVLLDYLPEKQDCSVRLVGTAIAELFPRDPTGMLIRDLHNGDQTMLGLQAVVDWRLPIMAKELTIEWADRSHRVFDSVNLPLSRNGDAIDMLLILINLRPPQL